A region of Streptomyces paludis DNA encodes the following proteins:
- a CDS encoding BMP family lipoprotein: MRRTTRIATLCIASAVALTATACGKTSSSSSSGDSSSAGTKEAAAAIAYDVGGRGDQSFNDAAYAGLSKAESDLKVKGVDSEPSDGESDADKVQRLTELARAGNNPVIGVGFAYAPAIDKVAKKFPKTTFGIIDDASVTAANIANMVFNEEQGSYLAGVAAAKTTKTATVGFIGGVETPLIKKFQAGFEQGVKDTDPKVKVLSQYLTQPPNFDGFSKPDLGKAAAQGQLDKKADVIYAAAGLAGSGSIEAVSKAGKWNIGVDSDQYNQKGLADYKDSILTSVTKDVADAVYNLIKSVQDGKPESGEIRYGLDKDGVGLADSNPAYTKMTDVVAAVEKAKKEIIDGKITVKTTP, from the coding sequence TTGCGTCGTACCACCAGGATCGCCACGCTCTGTATCGCCTCGGCGGTGGCGCTGACCGCCACGGCGTGCGGCAAGACGTCGTCCTCGTCCTCCTCCGGCGACAGCAGCTCCGCGGGCACCAAGGAGGCCGCCGCCGCCATCGCGTACGACGTCGGCGGCCGGGGCGACCAGTCCTTCAACGACGCCGCCTACGCGGGTCTGTCGAAGGCCGAGTCGGACCTCAAGGTCAAGGGTGTCGACTCGGAGCCCTCCGACGGTGAGTCGGACGCCGACAAGGTGCAGCGGCTGACCGAGCTGGCCCGCGCAGGCAACAACCCGGTCATCGGTGTCGGCTTCGCCTACGCGCCGGCCATCGACAAGGTCGCCAAGAAGTTCCCGAAGACGACCTTCGGGATCATCGACGACGCCTCGGTGACCGCCGCGAACATCGCCAACATGGTCTTCAACGAGGAGCAGGGCTCCTACCTCGCGGGCGTCGCCGCCGCGAAGACCACCAAGACCGCCACGGTCGGCTTCATCGGCGGTGTCGAGACCCCGCTGATCAAGAAGTTCCAGGCCGGCTTCGAGCAGGGCGTCAAGGACACCGACCCCAAGGTCAAGGTCCTCTCCCAGTACCTGACCCAGCCGCCGAACTTCGACGGCTTCTCCAAGCCCGACCTGGGCAAGGCCGCCGCGCAGGGCCAGCTCGACAAGAAGGCCGACGTCATCTACGCCGCCGCCGGTCTGGCCGGTTCCGGCTCGATCGAGGCCGTGTCGAAGGCCGGCAAGTGGAACATCGGCGTCGACTCCGACCAGTACAACCAGAAGGGCCTGGCCGACTACAAGGACTCGATCCTCACCTCGGTCACCAAGGACGTCGCGGACGCCGTCTACAACCTGATCAAGTCCGTCCAGGACGGCAAGCCCGAGTCCGGTGAGATCCGCTACGGCCTGGACAAGGACGGCGTCGGCCTGGCCGACTCCAACCCGGCGTACACCAAGATGACCGACGTGGTCGCCGCGGTGGAGAAGGCCAAGAAGGAAATCATCGACGGCAAGATCACCGTCAAGACCACGCCGTAA
- a CDS encoding ABC transporter ATP-binding protein translates to MGSPAAAPADSGPAAVELRGITKRFPGVVANHDIDITVRKGTVHALVGENGAGKSTLMKILYGMQKPDEGTITIDGTPAAFATPGDAIARGIGMVHQHFMLADNFTVLENVVLGGEKLYGIGAKARKKIQEISDAYGLGVRPDALVEDLGVADRQRVEILKVLYRGARILILDEPTAVLVPQEVEALFDNLRELKAEGLTVIFISHKLGEVLSVADDITVIRRGTTVGTADPANTTTKQLAELMVGSELPSPETRESTVTDIPTLTVDGLRLTATDPDGAVREVLDSITFTIHRGEVLGIAGVEGNGQTELIEALMGMRDPDGGTITLDSADISHAPTRKRREDGIGYIPEDRHRHGLLLESSLWENRILGHVTEAPNSRRGLLDPRAARADTVRIVREYDVRTPGIEVTAASLSGGNQQKLIVGREMSHAPKLLIAAHPTRGVDVGAQAQIWDQIREARREGLAVLLISADLDELIGLSDTLRVMYRGRLVADADPATITPEELGSAMTGAATGHLEAADAAETAEDEA, encoded by the coding sequence GTGGGGTCTCCCGCGGCCGCTCCCGCCGACTCCGGCCCCGCCGCCGTCGAGCTGCGCGGCATCACCAAGCGCTTCCCCGGTGTCGTCGCCAACCACGACATCGACATCACCGTCCGCAAGGGCACCGTCCACGCCCTGGTGGGCGAGAACGGCGCCGGCAAGTCGACCCTGATGAAGATCCTCTACGGCATGCAGAAGCCGGACGAGGGCACCATCACCATCGACGGCACCCCGGCCGCCTTCGCCACCCCCGGCGACGCCATCGCGCGCGGCATCGGCATGGTGCACCAGCACTTCATGCTCGCCGACAACTTCACCGTGCTGGAGAACGTCGTCCTCGGCGGCGAGAAGCTCTACGGCATCGGCGCCAAGGCCCGCAAGAAGATCCAGGAGATCTCCGACGCGTACGGTCTCGGGGTCCGCCCCGACGCGCTCGTCGAGGACCTCGGGGTCGCCGACCGCCAGCGCGTCGAGATCCTCAAGGTCCTCTACCGCGGCGCCCGCATCCTGATCCTCGACGAGCCCACCGCCGTCCTCGTGCCGCAGGAGGTCGAGGCGCTCTTCGACAACCTCCGCGAGCTGAAGGCCGAGGGCCTCACGGTCATCTTCATCTCCCACAAGCTGGGCGAGGTGCTGTCCGTCGCCGACGACATCACCGTCATCCGCCGCGGTACGACCGTGGGCACCGCCGACCCCGCGAACACCACCACCAAGCAGCTCGCCGAGCTGATGGTCGGCAGCGAGCTGCCCTCGCCCGAGACCCGCGAGTCGACGGTCACCGACATCCCCACGCTCACCGTGGACGGACTGCGGCTCACCGCCACCGACCCCGACGGCGCCGTACGCGAGGTGCTCGACTCCATCACCTTCACCATCCACCGCGGTGAGGTGCTCGGTATCGCCGGGGTCGAGGGCAACGGCCAGACCGAGCTGATCGAGGCGCTGATGGGGATGCGCGACCCCGACGGCGGCACCATCACCCTCGACTCCGCCGACATCTCCCACGCGCCCACCCGCAAGCGGCGCGAGGACGGCATCGGCTACATCCCCGAGGACCGGCACCGGCACGGCCTGCTGCTGGAGTCCTCCCTCTGGGAGAACCGCATCCTCGGCCATGTCACCGAGGCGCCCAACAGCCGCCGCGGACTGCTCGACCCGCGCGCCGCCCGCGCCGACACCGTACGGATCGTGCGCGAGTACGACGTCCGTACCCCCGGCATCGAGGTCACCGCGGCCTCGCTGTCCGGCGGCAACCAGCAGAAGCTGATCGTCGGCCGCGAGATGAGCCACGCCCCCAAGCTGCTCATCGCCGCGCACCCGACCCGCGGTGTGGACGTCGGCGCGCAGGCGCAGATCTGGGACCAGATCCGCGAGGCGCGCCGCGAGGGCCTCGCCGTCCTGCTGATCTCCGCCGACCTGGACGAGCTGATCGGGCTCTCCGACACCCTGCGGGTCATGTACCGCGGCCGGCTCGTCGCCGACGCGGACCCCGCCACCATCACCCCGGAGGAGCTGGGCTCGGCCATGACCGGCGCCGCCACCGGTCACCTTGAGGCCGCCGACGCGGCCGAAACGGCGGAGGACGAAGCCTGA
- a CDS encoding ABC transporter permease — protein sequence MKKFDKDRLILGVAGPALAMVVAFALTTVVLLASGKDPFRLYQLMSDSAQYVDIQVLIINQAGTYYLAALAVAVGFRMNLFNIGVDGQYRLAAMMAALVGANVNLPGPLHIALIVIVAMLVGAFWAGIAGILKTTRGVSEVVATIMLNAIATSLIAWLIQPTNLGVQPAGSNNLTTGMIPESGWFPGLSLGAEAGHIYGFTFVAVACGIVYWFVLGRTRFGFDLRATGASESAAQASGVDAKKMTLTAMLISGGVAGLVGMPTLLGDSHTYSLDFPAGIGFVGITIALLGRNNPVGMLFSALLIAFLDKTSASLDQFGYEKEIATIMQGLIVIAVVVSYELVRRYGLRRQQQKVGEELAAGGALTTEAHPDPTSGDGSGDDSGSGPSDKTEKEGSAL from the coding sequence ATGAAGAAGTTCGACAAGGACAGGCTGATCCTGGGGGTCGCCGGTCCGGCGCTCGCCATGGTCGTCGCCTTCGCCCTCACCACGGTGGTGCTGCTGGCCTCGGGCAAGGACCCGTTCCGGCTCTACCAGCTGATGTCCGACTCCGCGCAGTACGTCGACATCCAGGTCCTGATCATCAACCAGGCCGGCACGTACTACCTGGCCGCCCTCGCGGTCGCCGTCGGCTTCCGGATGAACCTCTTCAACATCGGCGTCGACGGCCAGTACCGGCTCGCCGCCATGATGGCCGCCCTCGTCGGCGCCAACGTCAACCTCCCCGGACCGCTCCACATCGCGCTGATCGTCATCGTCGCGATGCTGGTCGGCGCGTTCTGGGCGGGCATCGCGGGCATCCTGAAGACGACGCGCGGAGTGAGCGAGGTCGTCGCGACGATCATGCTCAACGCCATCGCCACCAGCCTGATCGCCTGGCTCATCCAGCCGACGAACCTCGGCGTCCAGCCGGCCGGGTCCAACAACCTGACCACCGGCATGATCCCGGAGTCCGGCTGGTTCCCCGGTCTCTCCCTCGGCGCCGAGGCCGGTCACATCTACGGCTTCACCTTCGTCGCCGTCGCCTGCGGAATCGTCTACTGGTTCGTCCTCGGCCGTACCCGCTTCGGCTTCGACCTGCGCGCCACCGGCGCCAGCGAGAGCGCCGCGCAGGCGTCCGGCGTCGACGCCAAGAAGATGACCCTGACCGCCATGCTGATCTCCGGCGGCGTCGCCGGGCTCGTCGGCATGCCGACCCTGCTCGGCGACTCCCACACGTACAGCCTGGACTTCCCGGCCGGTATCGGCTTCGTCGGCATCACCATCGCGCTGCTCGGCCGGAACAACCCGGTGGGCATGCTCTTCAGCGCGCTGCTGATCGCCTTCCTGGACAAGACCTCCGCCTCCCTCGACCAGTTCGGGTACGAGAAGGAGATCGCCACGATCATGCAGGGCCTGATCGTGATCGCGGTCGTCGTCAGCTACGAACTCGTCCGCCGTTACGGGCTCCGCCGCCAGCAGCAGAAGGTCGGCGAGGAACTCGCCGCCGGCGGCGCCCTCACCACCGAGGCCCACCCCGACCCCACGTCCGGCGACGGCTCCGGTGACGACTCCGGCTCCGGCCCGTCCGACAAGACCGAGAAGGAGGGGTCCGCGCTGTGA
- a CDS encoding ABC transporter permease, whose translation MSTRTNTSTVSATSTAPKKTGGGRPALTLPVILLIVAGGLALVSLVRLISGAEDITSVGQVAGALELAIPIGLAGLGGLWAERAGVVNIGLEGMMVLGTWFGAWAGFQWGPWTGVLVGILGGCLGGLLHAVITVTFGVNHIVSGVAINILAVGATRYLSKYAFDGVEGGSTKQSPRIGSITEITVPGLADWMATLQGKHWFLISDIAGIIGGLVTNLSLLTLFALLLIPATWWILWRTAFGLRLRSCGENPVAAESLGVNVYKYKYIAVAVSGGLAGLGGAFLAIVSTGIYQEGQTGGRGYIGLAAMIFGNWMPGGMALGAGLFGFTDSLKLRGGAENVHAMLLLLAILLVLAVAWQLYKKKYVPAAVSAAVSVLLFVWYGLTDQVPSQFVDAAPYVTTLLVLALSAQRLRMPKADGMPYRRGQGK comes from the coding sequence GTGAGTACGCGTACGAACACGAGCACCGTCTCTGCCACGAGCACGGCTCCCAAGAAGACCGGCGGCGGACGCCCCGCGCTCACCCTGCCCGTCATCCTGCTGATCGTCGCGGGCGGACTGGCCCTCGTCTCGCTCGTCCGGCTGATCAGCGGCGCCGAGGACATCACCTCCGTCGGCCAGGTCGCCGGCGCCCTCGAACTCGCCATCCCGATCGGCCTCGCCGGACTCGGCGGCCTGTGGGCCGAGCGTGCGGGCGTCGTCAACATCGGCCTCGAAGGCATGATGGTCCTCGGCACCTGGTTCGGCGCCTGGGCCGGCTTCCAGTGGGGCCCCTGGACCGGCGTCCTCGTCGGTATCCTCGGCGGCTGCCTCGGCGGACTGCTGCACGCCGTCATCACCGTCACCTTCGGCGTGAACCACATCGTCTCCGGTGTGGCCATCAACATCCTCGCCGTCGGCGCCACCCGCTACCTCTCCAAGTACGCGTTCGACGGCGTCGAGGGCGGCTCCACCAAGCAGTCCCCGCGGATCGGCTCCATCACCGAGATCACCGTCCCGGGGCTCGCCGACTGGATGGCCACCCTCCAGGGGAAACACTGGTTCCTGATCTCCGACATCGCGGGCATCATCGGCGGCCTGGTCACCAACCTGTCGCTGCTCACCCTGTTCGCGCTGCTGCTGATCCCCGCCACCTGGTGGATCCTGTGGCGCACCGCGTTCGGACTGCGGCTGCGCTCCTGCGGTGAGAACCCGGTCGCCGCCGAATCCCTCGGCGTCAACGTCTACAAGTACAAGTACATCGCCGTCGCCGTCTCCGGCGGGCTCGCCGGACTCGGCGGCGCCTTCCTCGCCATCGTCTCCACCGGCATCTACCAGGAGGGCCAGACCGGCGGGCGCGGCTATATCGGCCTCGCCGCGATGATCTTCGGCAACTGGATGCCGGGCGGCATGGCACTGGGCGCCGGGCTCTTCGGCTTCACCGACAGCCTCAAGCTGCGCGGCGGCGCCGAGAACGTCCACGCCATGCTGCTGCTGCTCGCGATCCTGCTGGTCCTCGCCGTAGCCTGGCAGCTCTACAAGAAGAAGTACGTCCCCGCCGCCGTCTCGGCGGCCGTCTCGGTGCTGCTCTTCGTCTGGTACGGGCTGACCGACCAGGTGCCGAGCCAGTTCGTCGACGCCGCGCCGTACGTCACGACGCTGCTGGTCCTCGCGCTCTCGGCGCAACGGCTGCGGATGCCGAAGGCGGACGGGATGCCGTACCGAAGAGGGCAGGGCAAATGA
- a CDS encoding cytidine deaminase, with amino-acid sequence MTATAVDTGTADWDALRAAARDAMSRAYAPYSKYPVGVAALVDDGRTVTGCNVENASYGIGLCAECGLISALQLGGGGRLTHFTCVDGAGEVLVPCGRCRQLLYEFGGPELILETPDGFRTLDEMLPQAFGPGHLEARH; translated from the coding sequence ATGACCGCGACCGCCGTGGACACCGGGACCGCCGACTGGGACGCCCTGCGGGCCGCCGCCCGCGACGCCATGTCCCGTGCGTACGCCCCGTACTCGAAGTACCCGGTCGGCGTGGCCGCCCTGGTCGACGACGGGCGTACGGTCACCGGCTGCAACGTCGAGAACGCCTCGTACGGCATCGGGCTGTGCGCCGAGTGCGGCCTGATCTCCGCCCTCCAGCTCGGCGGCGGCGGCCGGCTCACCCACTTCACCTGCGTCGACGGCGCGGGCGAGGTGCTGGTGCCGTGCGGACGCTGCCGGCAGCTGCTGTACGAGTTCGGCGGGCCTGAGCTGATCCTGGAGACCCCGGACGGCTTCCGCACACTGGACGAGATGCTCCCGCAGGCATTCGGCCCGGGACACCTGGAAGCCCGCCACTGA